The following are encoded in a window of Dioscorea cayenensis subsp. rotundata cultivar TDr96_F1 chromosome 16, TDr96_F1_v2_PseudoChromosome.rev07_lg8_w22 25.fasta, whole genome shotgun sequence genomic DNA:
- the LOC120279038 gene encoding snakin-2-like, with amino-acid sequence MVFSRVLLAILLGLLVLNLIEPSHESFEDQEASQGAVGKSLLATIDCGVACSGRCRLASRQNLCMRACGTCCARCNCVPPGTSGNTDQCPCYANMTTHGGRKKCP; translated from the exons ATGGTTTTCTCTAGAGTTTTACTTGCTATCCTTCTTGGTTTGCTGGTTCTCAATCTCATAGAACCAAGCCATGAGTCATTTGAGGATCAAGAG GCGAGCCAAGGAGCAGTAGGAAAATCTCTCTTGGCAACCATAG ACTGTGGAGTGGCATGCAGTGGGAGGTGCAGGCTGGCGTCAAGGCAAAACCTGTGCATGCGAGCATGTGGAACGTGTTGTGCACGGTGCAACTGCGTGCCACCAGGCACCTCTGGAAACACAGATCAGTGCCCTTGCTATGCTAACATGACCACTCATGGTGGGCGTAAAAAGTGTCCTTAA